Proteins encoded together in one Chitinophaga sp. LS1 window:
- a CDS encoding VOC family protein gives MEPLRNALNWFEIPVHDFDRAKKFYSQILGCDLPEQTSGFKKMAFFPFDPSTGAGGALVHGMEYLPSQRGALIYLNAGEDLTPILDRVEAAGGKIELDKRPISDIPLPGFFAIIYDTDGNRIALHSRT, from the coding sequence ATGGAACCTCTCAGGAATGCATTAAACTGGTTCGAAATCCCTGTCCACGACTTCGACAGAGCAAAGAAATTCTACAGCCAGATCCTTGGCTGCGACCTTCCCGAACAAACTTCCGGATTCAAAAAAATGGCCTTCTTCCCCTTCGACCCCTCTACTGGCGCAGGCGGCGCACTCGTCCATGGCATGGAATACCTCCCCAGCCAGCGCGGAGCACTGATTTACCTCAACGCCGGCGAAGACCTTACCCCTATTCTCGACCGCGTCGAAGCCGCCGGTGGCAAAATCGAACTCGACAAACGCCCTATCTCCGACATCCCCCTCCCAGGCTTCTTCGCCATCATCTACGATACCGACGGCAACCGCATCGCCCTCCATTCCCGTACCTAA
- a CDS encoding GbsR/MarR family transcriptional regulator, giving the protein MKLPEAKAQFIQTWGSLGAQWGINRTMAQIHALLMIMPDPLSADEIMAELNISRGNTNMNVRELINWGIVDRVLVPGERKEYFTAEKDIYKVAKEIARERKRRELEPILKTLDQLQEVEGDPKDKHVQSFKNSIAEINKFAHQTDKTLSLFVKADENWFYSTLIKLFK; this is encoded by the coding sequence ATGAAATTACCGGAAGCAAAAGCACAATTCATCCAGACATGGGGTTCACTCGGAGCGCAATGGGGAATCAACCGGACCATGGCCCAGATTCATGCTTTGCTAATGATCATGCCTGATCCACTGAGTGCAGACGAAATCATGGCAGAGCTGAACATTTCCCGTGGTAATACCAATATGAATGTGCGTGAGCTCATCAACTGGGGTATCGTAGACCGTGTCCTCGTTCCCGGCGAAAGAAAAGAATATTTCACTGCCGAAAAAGACATCTACAAAGTCGCTAAGGAAATAGCCAGGGAAAGAAAACGACGAGAACTGGAACCCATCCTCAAAACCCTGGATCAACTCCAGGAAGTTGAAGGAGATCCAAAAGACAAGCACGTACAATCTTTCAAAAATTCTATTGCTGAAATAAACAAATTCGCTCATCAGACAGATAAAACCCTGAGTTTATTTGTAAAAGCAGATGAAAATTGGTTTTATTCTACACTGATTAAGCTATTTAAATAA
- a CDS encoding TIGR01777 family oxidoreductase, which yields MKNKKIIIAGGTGFIGTGLTHYFGHDNDIIILTRHPLPDHDRVTYAAWDGKSLGNWVHHFENADLLINLTGKSVNCRYTPENKQAIFDSRTNATDVIAAAFRSITNPPKVWINAASATIYRHAEDHPMDEFNGEIENDFSVQVCKKWEAGFNEATVPAGVRKAVLRIAVTIGAEGGVIFPYLNLVKFGLGGYQGSGQQRFSWVHLTDVARMMEWIYENPTLEGTFNCCAPHPTTNREFMRTLRKAAGHLFGLPAPTWMLKIGACLIGTETELLLKSRWVLPTRATQAGFTFQYPHLKPAMENIIHSLPRRRYHLFY from the coding sequence ATGAAAAACAAAAAGATAATCATCGCTGGCGGCACTGGCTTCATCGGCACAGGCCTGACTCACTACTTCGGTCATGACAACGACATCATCATCCTCACCCGCCACCCTCTCCCTGACCATGACCGTGTCACCTATGCCGCCTGGGATGGAAAATCCCTTGGCAACTGGGTACACCACTTCGAAAATGCCGACCTACTCATCAATCTCACCGGCAAATCTGTCAACTGCCGCTACACACCCGAAAATAAACAAGCCATCTTCGACAGTCGTACCAACGCTACCGACGTCATAGCCGCCGCCTTTCGTTCCATCACCAATCCCCCTAAAGTCTGGATCAACGCCGCTTCTGCCACCATCTACCGCCATGCAGAAGATCATCCCATGGATGAATTCAATGGCGAAATAGAAAACGACTTCTCTGTGCAGGTCTGCAAAAAATGGGAAGCAGGTTTCAACGAAGCCACCGTACCTGCAGGTGTGCGCAAAGCTGTATTACGCATCGCCGTGACCATCGGTGCCGAAGGAGGCGTAATTTTCCCCTACCTGAACCTGGTCAAATTTGGCCTGGGTGGTTACCAGGGCAGTGGCCAACAGCGTTTCAGCTGGGTACACCTCACAGATGTAGCCCGCATGATGGAATGGATTTACGAAAACCCAACCCTCGAAGGTACCTTCAATTGCTGTGCTCCACATCCCACCACTAACCGTGAATTCATGCGCACATTACGCAAAGCCGCCGGCCACCTGTTCGGTCTGCCAGCCCCCACCTGGATGCTGAAAATCGGCGCCTGTCTCATTGGCACAGAAACAGAATTACTCCTGAAAAGCAGATGGGTGCTGCCTACCCGCGCCACTCAGGCTGGCTTTACATTTCAGTATCCCCACCTGAAACCCGCCATGGAAAACATTATACATAGTCTGCCAAGAAGACGGTATCACCTCTTCTACTAA
- a CDS encoding CoA-binding protein has protein sequence MSDKKKTVVLGASPNPDRYSFLAVNRLTANGHPVVAIGKRAAQIGSIPIVTDHASQEDVDTVTLYMNPGNQKEYYDYIMNLHPKRIIFNPGTENDELAKMAEDKGIDTLEACTLVLLSTGQY, from the coding sequence ATGAGCGACAAGAAAAAAACAGTGGTATTGGGTGCATCACCTAATCCTGACAGATATAGTTTCCTGGCTGTGAATAGATTGACGGCCAATGGGCATCCTGTGGTAGCTATTGGTAAAAGGGCTGCTCAGATTGGAAGTATTCCCATTGTTACCGACCACGCTTCGCAGGAAGATGTGGATACAGTCACCCTCTATATGAACCCAGGAAATCAAAAGGAATACTATGATTATATCATGAATCTGCATCCCAAACGCATCATCTTCAATCCCGGTACAGAAAATGACGAATTAGCGAAGATGGCGGAAGATAAAGGAATTGATACATTAGAAGCTTGTACATTGGTACTCCTCAGTACCGGACAATATTGA
- a CDS encoding ribonuclease H-like YkuK family protein: protein MKWRRFNGEQIQLPIKEEVREAIIRETAKGFHLKVCIGTDSQVKGADTEFATVIVFLREGHGGFMFIHNEKTRDVYSIKERMLIEVAKSIEIAYELCDMFTKYDVDMEVHADINTNPQFKSNLALREAMGYILGMGFAFKAKPDAFASSCCADKVVN, encoded by the coding sequence ATGAAATGGAGAAGATTCAATGGCGAACAAATCCAATTGCCAATTAAGGAAGAAGTCCGCGAGGCTATCATCCGCGAAACCGCAAAAGGCTTTCACCTAAAAGTATGTATCGGCACCGACTCCCAGGTAAAAGGCGCTGATACAGAATTCGCTACAGTTATCGTTTTTCTGCGTGAAGGACATGGAGGTTTTATGTTCATTCACAATGAAAAAACCCGCGACGTCTACTCTATCAAAGAGCGGATGCTCATAGAAGTAGCCAAAAGCATCGAAATCGCCTACGAACTCTGTGACATGTTTACTAAATATGACGTAGACATGGAAGTACATGCAGACATCAACACCAACCCCCAGTTTAAAAGTAACCTCGCTTTACGCGAAGCCATGGGTTATATACTGGGTATGGGGTTCGCCTTCAAAGCCAAGCCAGACGCGTTTGCCAGCAGTTGCTGTGCCGATAAGGTAGTCAACTGA